From Flavipsychrobacter sp., a single genomic window includes:
- a CDS encoding slipin family protein has product MKKVRINVGNVGLVFKNGDYKRVIAAGAHWLSFGESVEVYDMTKRFVSAIDLNILLEDDTLASMLNIVNVKDNELALRFDEGNLKEVLIAGKYVYWKSIRNYTFTKVDLTNIEISDTLDKSIVNSPLLVNYIRICVIASYEKGLLLVDNKFQKELSSGRYLFWKNATTVAVEKVDLRRTRMEISSQEILTKDKAAIRINFEAQYRVTDINKALVENKGFEKQLYVAIQMIVRAYTSTLTLDELLEQKDEISIAIQKAAETKAADLGVEVSNCGIKDIILPGDVKDIMNQVLIAQKKAQANVISRREETASARSQLNTAKMMEENPMLFKLKEMEYVAEIAERINNISLSGGNQIIDQMKTLFS; this is encoded by the coding sequence ATGAAAAAGGTAAGAATCAATGTTGGAAATGTAGGATTAGTCTTTAAAAATGGCGACTACAAACGAGTGATCGCAGCAGGAGCACACTGGCTAAGCTTTGGCGAAAGTGTAGAGGTATATGATATGACCAAACGTTTTGTAAGCGCTATAGACTTGAACATATTACTAGAAGACGATACCTTGGCTAGCATGCTTAATATCGTAAATGTGAAAGACAATGAGCTTGCCTTAAGGTTTGATGAAGGAAACCTAAAAGAGGTTTTGATAGCAGGTAAGTATGTCTACTGGAAAAGTATTAGAAATTATACGTTCACAAAAGTCGATTTAACTAACATCGAAATATCTGACACTTTAGATAAGAGTATTGTGAATAGCCCTTTGTTGGTTAACTATATAAGAATATGTGTTATCGCATCTTACGAGAAGGGATTGTTACTTGTTGACAATAAGTTTCAAAAAGAACTAAGCAGCGGCAGATACCTATTTTGGAAGAATGCTACAACAGTAGCTGTGGAGAAAGTAGACTTGAGACGCACAAGGATGGAAATCTCTAGCCAAGAGATCTTGACTAAAGACAAAGCTGCTATAAGAATCAACTTTGAAGCGCAATACAGAGTAACAGACATCAACAAAGCATTGGTAGAAAACAAAGGCTTTGAGAAACAACTATACGTTGCTATACAAATGATAGTAAGAGCTTATACCAGTACGTTGACACTAGACGAATTGCTAGAGCAAAAAGATGAAATAAGCATTGCTATCCAAAAAGCGGCAGAAACAAAAGCAGCCGATTTAGGTGTTGAGGTGAGCAACTGCGGTATCAAAGACATCATCTTACCTGGGGATGTAAAGGACATAATGAACCAAGTATTGATAGCACAGAAAAAGGCACAAGCCAATGTGATATCAAGAAGAGAAGAAACAGCATCTGCAAGAAGCCAATTGAACACCGCTAAAATGATGGAGGAAAACCCAATGTTGTTTAAGCTGAAAGAGATGGAATATGTAGCAGAAATCGCAGAGCGTATCAATAACATATCTCTTTCTGGAGGCAACCAGATAATAGATCAAATGAAAACACTTTTTAGCTAA